In Anopheles cruzii chromosome X, idAnoCruzAS_RS32_06, whole genome shotgun sequence, one genomic interval encodes:
- the LOC128270591 gene encoding protein stoned-A: MLKLPKGLKKKKKGKKSKKDQELFTEEELEQYRREHQNQSALNSAAPSDSEDAPVAGENDEEWSKFTALTSGVDSVLKKTQGDLDRIKSTSFFQKVPTKLEQETKEREERERREQQHREQEAAAAKDDEHKRVAQELINAVVELSESEPNSEAEEDIFDTGYIDAIASGELPIAYIPESPVLESFEGPDPFDTSYAEKVIKGPEVSKRGKKLVSIGSAVQVLTGRVESVGTGSIKSRRQRRGPQNLLLESFDEGEQQQQNDDLVDGKEAPQAEEKPQNLTLLDDSADLPVDVSIDLSVSLHLSLRKQQQEAAAAEEQPSAATTDAEEFNLDEFDDLKLRQPVLAQGDDFELLTEKPEAPKKPSRPPPPNLPVADLQQFDEPEVDDPFDTGFVEKLLPATAVEDDEFDPRAEEEGAEPGDSEFDPRADESGKTADLFLAEDEGATLRVCQVPETLSKDLLSGSTSDLAGLGHTPLECVSSARPAVVTDGGPTVSSFDPFDTSAVDFIVAPGKTELKFLEEELLTADRGLSHSLSDPDFDPRADSEQAAAAVQEDARLEEDFQSLAQRKSSLSLHINGAAANRSKSVVFAVVTPDLLKIDGEHAIAKKPLTPYYNRESSVPDVEADPFDTSFVPPVEPTKLELTLLEQELTKPELRHSLSDPEFDPRACSDGSEPALASSDLLGVSEQHDQKVLTPARTDHGAVAISASTAAAAAAVEIDPFDTSIAVNLQPGRAELKLLEDELIPATARDEGLLSDFLSGGAQEASAVFVKVLTPQPSGGSIDLSGDQPEVDPFDTSFAENLGPGKTEIKLLEDELIDN, from the exons ATGCTTAAGCTACCCAAAGgactgaagaagaaaaagaaaggcaaaaagtcgaagaaagaCCAAGAGCTATTCACCGAGGAGGAGCTAGAGCAGTACCGTCGGGAGCACCAGAACCAATCGGCACTCAACTCGGCAGCCCCATCGGACAGCGAGGACGCACCGGTGGCTGGTGAGAACGACGAGGAATGGTCGAAATTCACCGCCCTCACCAGCGGTGTTGACTCGGTGCTCAAGAAAACTCAGGGTGACCTAGATCGAATCAAGAGTACCTCGTTCTTCCAGAAAGTTCCGACCAAGCTAGAGCAGGAAACGAAAGAGCGCGAGGAGCGCGAACGCCGCGAGCAGCAACATCGGGAGCAGGAAGCCGCAGCAGCTAAGGACGACGAGCACAAGCGTGTCGCCCAGGAGCTGATCAACGCGGTAGTCGAGctttcggaatcggaacccAACTCGGAGGCGGAGGAGGACATCTTCGATACCGGCTACATCGATGCCATAGCCAGCGGGGAGCTACCGATAGCGTACATTCCCGAGTCACCGGTTCTAGAGTCGTTCGAAGGGCCGGACCCGTTCGACACTTCCTACGCGGAGAAGGTCATCAAGGGACCGGAGGTTTCGAAGCGGGGCAAAAAGCTGGTTAGTATCGGGTCGGCCGTCCAGGTACTTACCGGGCGTGTCGAGAGTGTCGGCACCGGCTCCATCAAGAGCCGTCGACAGCGGCGGGGACCGCAGAACCTGCTGCTGGAAAGCTTCGACGAGGGtgaacaacagcagcagaacgacGATCTAGTGGACGGCAAGGAGGCGCCCCAGGCTGAAGAGAAGCCACAAAACCTTACTTTGCTAGACGACTCGGCTGATCTGCCAGTTGACGTTTCTATTGACCTGAGCGTTTCGCTTCATCTGAGTCTTCGGAAGCAAcagcaagaagcagcagcagcggaagagcAGCCGTCGGCAGCGACCACTGATGCCGAAGAGTTTAACTTAGACGAGTTTGACGATCTTAAACTACGACAACCAGTACTTGCGCAAGGCGACGACTTCGAGCTACTAACAGAGAAGCCTGAAG CACCAAAGAAACCGTCgagaccaccgccaccaaatCTTCCGGTCGCGGATCTTCAGCAGTTTGACGAGCCAGAGGTAGACGACCCGTTCGATACCGGCTTCGTCGAGAAGCTACTGCCAGCGACTGCGGTTGAGGACGACGAGTTCGATCCACGGGCGGAAGAGGAGGGCGCCGAACCCGGCGACAGTGAGTTTGATCCACGAGCCGACGAAAGCGGCAAAACAGCGGACCTTTTCTTGGCAGAGGACGAGGGTGCAACGCTCCGGGTGTGCCAGGTTCCGGAGACCCTTTCGAAGGATCTCCTGTCCGGCAGCACCTCGGATCTAGCGGGTCTCGGCCACACGCCCCTCGAGTGTGTTTCGAGTgcgcggccggcggtggtgaccGACGGGGGTCCGACGGTGAGCTCGTTCGATCCGTTCGACACGTCGGCGGTTGACTTTATCGTTGCACCGGGCAAGACTGAGCTGAAGTTCCTCGAGGAGGAGCTGCTCACGGCGGACCGTGGCCTCAGCCACTCGCTCAGCGACCCGGACTTTGATCCACGCGCCGACAGCGAacaggcggcggcagcggtgcaGGAGGACGCGCGATTGGAGGAAGACTTCCAGTCACTGGCCCAGCGCAAGTCCTCGCTAAGCCTGCACATCAACGGTGCGGCTGCGAATCGCAGCAAGTCGGTGGTGTTTGCTGTGGTGACACCCGATCTGCTGAAGATCGACGGCGAGCACGCGATCGCCAAGAAACCCTTGACACCGTACTACAACCGAGAGTCTTCGGTGCCGGACGTCGAAGCCGACCCGTTCGACACTTCGTTCGTCCCGCCGGTCGAGCCGACGAAGCTCGAGCTCACGCTACTCGAGCAGGAGCTGACCAAGCCCGAGCTGCGCCACAGCCTTTCCGATCCGGAGTTCGATCCCCGTGCGTGTTCGGACGGTTCGGAGCCAGCACTCGCCAGCTCCGACTTGCTTGGCGTCAGTGAGCAGCACGACCAGAAGGTGCTGACACCGGCGCGAACCGACCACGGTGCCGTTGCCATATCGGCGtccactgcagcagcagcagcggcagttgAAATCGATCCGTTCGATACTTCGATCGCGGTGAACCTGCAGCCCGGTCGGGCGGAGCTGAAGCTGCTGGAGGACGAACTGATTCCAGCCACAGCCCGAGACGAGGGTCTGCTGTCGGACTTTCTCTCTGGCGGCGCGCAGGAGGCCAGCGCGGTATTTGTGAAGGTGCTCACGCCTCAGCCCAGCGGCGGCTCCATTGACCTCTCCGGCGACCAGCCCGAGGTCGATCCGTTCGATACTTCCTTCGCGGAGAATTTGGGCCCGGGCAAGACCGAGATAAAGCTCCTCGAAGACGAGCTCATCGACAACTAA
- the LOC128274790 gene encoding protein stoned-B translates to MANPFLMDDEPMAGRDPTPNPFLFGDDGDEADEPENPFLAPVKNPFSDFGEPDEDVPMQLPAEAAGGVAADLFGGGPVSTTTTTTGVELFLDEHVITTAPSAVPNVVPSASGAAGNSNFFHTTINEEDDLIIPKPTHLHLGTMTTAALMDDMLGGLYSSEDELRGVGKPHKPAPPRPIPPSHATQQLISSIADQLDQTSTNLLQKIPVTRTPSPVSMRDLHSPSPTPDFGDFLTTDGPGASASEAASHDDPMLAADNPFASVDDQPPATVAVGGRPSDVPKPPRPRPPPPRPAPPARSSLASSPINPPVGPGALSQPAPPPPQQDADLFDLFGPGPGPAKPAAPPKPPAPKTKEDILSLFSMPAQPTAAAAPVLVPQPKQPDLMSDDLDDLLGGGGGGGGGGGMAGPAAAPEAAFIPNLTENLATAAVQAAPVSVLATVADPKPQTMLDDVEEPEVEPLEAFVEPSPEIVLDVAPASDPSDAMRSEVSSEYSPTGSNLTSGNIPSSVSGSIVNIPTLDRTLEHGEAEGVGAMELGTERVPESLDYGGNQLDYGGVPAAVSGRPTADAYQVVAPGVEPDPLLGGGMQANPFSMDPDTDMAPVGGLTYASELFGAATNAANNNTMTVEPGDCYPASVAPHSPEPDAFDSFAAKFEQHSRGAVGPGNGSAGSAVTANTAGNIFLDDELVGKVNEDAFGGDAWGAAGDAGGAVFGDASAGDGFGNDDGFDDPFLSMQAPPVPESRDSDEDREFSVVIRPKEGLDVGYTAPALAPPPKSPQTASIYSGDSSPRVNPFDRSDDGANQIPVSVQDKPQLERTDSQETPPTPLFDEDVSQPLEDFPRVIHHGDGWEMQLRQPNKKKITGQRFWKKIFIRLVCQGDSPVLQLYNAANDKEPFQELPLQACYSVSEIGAQQYDNFGKIFTVKLQYVFYKERPGVRPGQVTKAERLTNKLSQFAAYAIQGDYQGVKELGSDLKKLGLPVEHAPQISQLFKLGSMNYEDMKQFSVCIEEALFKMNVHRDRALTYKTEEVQVTAVDELYVEQDAEGHVMKQIARVRLFFLAFLTGMPDIELGVNDLWRQGKEVVGRHDIIPVVTEEWIRLEGVEFHTCVQQDEYERSRTIKFKPPDACYIELMRFRIRPPKNRELPLQLKATWCVTGNKVELRADVLVPGFASRKLGQIPCEDVSIRFPIPECWIYLFRVEKHFRYGSVKSAHRRTGKIKGIERILGAVDTLQESLIEVTSGQAKYEHHHRAIVWRCPRLPKEGQGAYTTHQLVCRMALTSFDQIPEQLAPYAYVEFTMPATQASHTTVRSVSVQDSESDEPPEKYVRYLARHEYRVGIEHTTGESMNPYLAATTVSKQPPTIPEQQPMATTPIAPSDSDSDSN, encoded by the exons ATGGCAAACCCTTTCTTGATGGACGATGAGCCGATGGCGGGGCGCGACCCGACGCCGAATCCGTTTCTGTtcggtgacgacggtgacgaggCGGACGAGCCGGAAAATCCGTTTCTGGCGCCAGTCAAGAACCCGTTCTCGGACTTTGGCGAGCCGGACGAAGACGTCCCGATGCAGCTGCCGGCGGAAGCGGCCGGCGGAGTGGCGGCAGACCTGTTCGGCGGCGGACCggtgtccaccaccaccaccaccaccggcgtgGAGCTGTTCCTGGACGAGCACGTCATCACGACCGCTCCCAGTGCGGTGCCCAACGTCGTGCCGTCCGCCTCGGGAGCGGCCGGCAACTCCAACTTCTTCCACACGACCATCAACGAGGAGGACGACTTGATAATCCCGAAGCCGACGCACCTGCACCTCGGCACCatgaccaccgccgccctGATGGACGATATGCTCGGGGGGCTCTACTCCAGCGAGGACGAGCTGCGGGGCGTGGGCAAACCGCACAAACCGGCCCCACCGCGCCCCATTCCGCCGTCGCACGCCACCCAGCAGCTGATCAGTTCGATCGCGGACCAGCTGGACCAGACGAGCACAAACTTGCTGCAGAAGATCCCCGTCACCCGCACCCCGAGCCCGGTGTCGATGCGGGATCTGCACTCGCCCAGCCCGACGCCCGACTTTGGCGACTTCCTGACGACCGACGGGCCGGGCGCTTCGGCGTCGGAGGCGGCGTCGCACGATGACCCGATGCTGGCGGCTGACAATCCGTTCGCCAGCGTCGACGATCAACCCCCAGCAACGGTGGCCGTGGGCGGCCGCCCCTCCGATGTACCGAAGCCCCCGCGACCcagaccaccgccaccgcggccGGCGCCGCCTGCCAGAAGTTCGCTCGCCTCCTCCCCGATCAATCCGCCAGTCGGGCCGGGCGCCCTCAGccaaccagcaccaccaccaccgcaacagGACGCCGACCTGTTCGATCTGTTCGGTCCTGGGCCGGGGCCCGCGAAACCGGCTGccccaccgaagccaccggcacCCAAGACCAAGGAGGACATCCTGTCACTGTTCTCGATGCCCGCCcagccgacggcggccgctgcgCCGGTCCTTGTGCCTCAGCCGAAGCAACCGGACCTGATGAGTGACGACCTCGACGACCTGctcggaggcggcggcggcggcggaggcggtggcgggaTGGCTGGGCCGGCCGCGGCTCCCGAGGCGGCCTTCATACCGAACCTAACGGAGAACTTGGCCACGGCCGCGGTTCAGGCGGCGCCCGTGAGTGTGCTAGCGACGGTGGCTGACCCGAAACCCCAAACGATGCTGGACGACGTCGAGGAACCGGAGGTGGAGCCCTTGGAGGCGTTCGTGGAGCCGTCACCGGAGATCGTGCTGGACGTGGCCCCGGCCTCGGACCCCAGCGACGCCATGCGCTCCGAGGTGTCGTCCGAGTACAGTCCCACTGGGTCCAACCTAACGTCGGGCAACATCCCGAGCTCGGTCTCGGGCAGCATCGTCAACATTCCGACCCTGGACCGGACGCTCGAGCACGGCGAGGCCGAAGGCGTAGGAGCGATGGAGCTCGGCACGGAGCGCGTTCCGGAATCGCTGGACTACGGCGGCAATCAGCTGGACTATGGCGGCGTTCCCGCCGCAGTTTCCGGCaggccgacggccgacgcgTACCAGGTAGTGGCGCCGGGCGTCGAACCAGATccgctgctcggtggcggAATGCAGGCCAATCCATTTTCGATGGACCCGGACACGGACATGGCGCCGGTCGGCGGGCTGACGTACGCCAGCGAGCTGTTCGGTGCCGCGACGaacgcggccaacaacaacacgatgACGGTGGAGCCCGGCGACTGCTACCCAGCGAGTGTCGCTCCCCACAGCCCGGAGCCGGATGCGTTCGACTCGTTTGCGGCCAAGTTCGAGCAGCACAGCCGTGGTGCGGTCGGACCGGGGAATGGGTCCGCCGGAAGCGCTGTCACCGCCAACACCGCCGGCAACATCTTCCTCGACGACGAGCTGGTGGGCAAGGTGAACGAGGACGCGTTCGGGGGCGATGCGTGGGGCGCTGCTGGCGATGCGGGTGGGGCGGTGTTCGGCGATGCCAGCGCAGGCGACGGGTttggcaacgacgacgggtttGACGATCCGTTCCTATCGATGCAAGCtccaccggtgccggag TCGCGTGACTCCGACGAGGACCGCGAGTTTTCGGTGGTCATACGACCGAAGGAAGGCCTGGACGTGGGCTACACGGCCCCGGCGCTTGCCCCACCACCCAAGAGCCCGCAAACCGCTTCGATCTACTCGGGTGATTCGTCGCCCCGTGTCAATCCCTTCGATCGGAGCGACGACGGAGCGAACCAGATCCCTGTCAGCGTTCAGGACA AGCCCCAACTAGAGCGGACCGATTCGCAGGAGACGCCTCCCACGCCGCTGTTTGACGAGGATGTGTCGCAGCCGCTGGAGGACTTCCCGCGCGTCATCCACCATGGCGACGGGTGGGAGATGCAGTTGCGCCAGCCgaacaagaagaaaatcaCCGGCCAGCGGTTCTGGAAGAAGATCTTCATCCGGCTGGTGTGCCAGGGCGACAGCCCGGTGCTGCAGCTGTACAACGCGGCGAACGACAAGGAACCGTTCCAGGAGCTGCCGCTGCAGGCGTGCTACTCGGTGTCGGAGATCGGCGCCCAGCAGTACGACAACTTTGGCAAAATCTTCACCGTCAAGCTGCAGTACGTGTTCTACAAGGAGCGGCCGGGCGTGCGGCCGGGCCAGGTGACGAAGGCGGAGCGGCTCACGAACAAGCTGAGCCAGTTCGCGGCCTACGCCATCCAGGGCGACTACCAGGGCGTGAAGGAGCTGGGGAGTGATCTGAAAAAGCTCGGGCTCCCGGTGGAGCACGCCCCGCAGATATCGCAGCTGTTCAAGCTCGGCTCGATGAACTACGAGGACATGAAGCAGTTCTCCGTGTGCATAGAGGAGGCGCTGTTCAAGATGAACGTTCACCGCGACCGGGCTCTCACGTACAAGACTGAGGAGGTACAGGTGACGGCGGTGGACGAGCTGTACGTCGAGCAGGACGCCGAGGGGCACGTGATGAAGCAGATCGCCCGCGTCCGCCTGTTCTTCTTGGCGTTCCTCACGG GCATGCCGGACATCGAGCTCGGCGTCAACGACCTGTGGCGCCAGGGGAAGGAGGTGGTCGGTCGCCACGACATCATTCCGGTGGTGACGGAGGAGTGGATCCGGTTGGAGGGCGTCGAGTTTCACACCTGCGTACAGCAGGACGAGTACGAACGGAGCCGCACGATCAAGTTCAAGCCACCGGACGCGTGCTACATCGAGCTGATGCGGTTCCGCATCCGGCCACCGAAGAACCGCGAGCTTCCGCTGCAGCTGAAGGCCACCTGGTGCGTGACGGGCAATAAGGTCGAGCTGCGCGCGGACGTCCTGGTGCCCGGGTTCGCCTCCCGCAAGCTGGGCCAGATCCCGTGCGAGGACGTTTCGATACGGTTTCCGATACCGGAGTGCTGGATCTATCTGTTCCGCGTGGAGAAACACTTCCG GTACGGGTCGGTCAAGTCAGCCCACCGGCGAACGGGCAAGATCAAGGGCATCGAGCGCATCCTGGGCGCGGTCGACACGCTGCAGGAGTCCCTGATCGAGGTTACGTCCGGGCAGGCCAAGTACGAACACCATCACCGGGCGATCGTCTGGCGCTGCCCGCGACTGCCGAAGGAGGGCCAGGGTGCGTACACCACGCACCAGCTCGTCTGTCGGATGGCGCTCACCAGCTTCGACCAGATCCCGGAGCAGTTGGCCCCGTACGCCTACGTGGAGTTCACCATGCCGGCGACGCAGGCTTCGCACACCACCGTGCGCTCGGTGAGCGTGCAGGACTCGGAGAGCGATGAGCCACCGGAGAAGTACGTTCGCTACCTGGCACGGCACGAGTATCG CGTTGGCATCGAGCACACGACCGGGGAGTCGATGAACCCGTATTTAgcagccaccaccgtcagcaaGCAACCGCCGACAATCCCCGAGCAAcaaccgatggccaccaccccgATTGCACCGAGCGATTCCGACTCCGATTCGAACTAA